The proteins below are encoded in one region of Bombus vancouverensis nearcticus chromosome 8, iyBomVanc1_principal, whole genome shotgun sequence:
- the LOC117159558 gene encoding uncharacterized protein LOC117159558, with protein MYDEDGTTADQKIEDDRSVIEAGGISGDRVIATAGGIGVGVGIGIGGSGAGPGGSTGLASYWQHATTATGYWPSLLDCWTTPSIASTSQTLSLPRDEN; from the coding sequence ATGTACGACGAAGACGGGACCACGGCGGACCAGAAGATAGAGGATGACAGAAGCGTGATCGAGGCAGGAGGCATAAGTGGCGACCGTGTTATCGCGACAGCTGGAGGTATCGGAGTAGGCGTTGGCATCGGAATTGGTGGCTCTGGTGCGGGTCCTGGAGGAAGCACAGGATTAGCCAGCTATTGGCAACACGCTACCACTGCTACCGGATACTGGCCCTCGTTATTGGACTGTTGGACCACGCCGTCCATCGCTTCCACCTCGCAGACACTCTCTCTGCCACGAGACGAGAACTGA